GGGGATGCCGGCGGTTACTGGGCTGGTTTGGGGAACGTACATCTGGCCGGCGATGGGCGAGATAGGATTGCCGGCGGCGTCCACCACGGCGGCCTGCCAGGTGGCGGCCAGAGGAGCGTTCGCCACCAGCACCTCCCAATGCCCACTGCTGTCGGATGGGGCGGACACGGTCTGTCCCCACTGCGGTGCCCAGACCTTCACCCGCTGGCCGGCCAGAGGACTGCCGGCGGCGTCGCGGATGGTGCCCTCCAGGATGGTGCGCTGACAATTCGGGTAGCCCACGATGATGCCGTCCGCGGCAAACTGCCAGCCGGATGGGCTGGTCGGCGTGGGCGTGGGCGAGACAGCCGGCGAGGGAGTGAAAGTGGGGGTCGGCCCGCCGGCGGTGGGGGTCGGCGAAGGGGTCGGGGAAGGCATGGCGGTCGGGGTAGGGGTGGCGGTGCCGGCGGCCTGCTCCCGCCAGACCGCGAAGAACGAAACATGGTGGTTATACGGCATGCCGATGCCGCGCAGTTCGTTGCCGTTCAGTGTCGCCCAGCGGTACGGCCCGCTCTGTCCCTGGTCCGGATAATAGGCTCCGCCGTAGATGGGCAAGTTGGCCCAGCCGCTGGCTTCGGGTGTGGCGCCGGCGGCGCCGTCCGGCCAGGAAAGCACAAATCCCTTTTGATCCAGCACGTTGCCCTGGGCGTCCAGGCACAGCCCAAAGACATGGTGGTCGCCGCCGCGCTCGGGGAAGGATGGGACATCATATACCCGTGCCCAGTCCGGCACATCGTCCCAAGAGCCGTTCACGGTGATGAAAGCGGCCATGAGCTGATAGCGCGCCGCGGGGTTCTGCTCCACGGTGACGTTGAGCTGGGTCAGCCTGGGGTCCCAATACGGGATCGGGCCGCCGTCCGAAGGGGTGGGTGTCGGCGGTGGTGTGGAAGTAGGCGAGCGGGTGGCTGTGGCCGTCGGGCTGGGGGCCGGCGTGGCGGTCGGTGTGGCGGTGGGCCGGGGGTAGGCACGCACGATCAGGGGCAGGAGGGATCGCGAACCACCGCTGGCCGGCCGGAGGTAGGCGTCGTCCAGCACAACGGCGGTGGCGGTGCCGGCGCTCCCCTGGTCCACGCGCAGGAAGACCGAGGCTGTGCTCTGGACAGCGGTGAAGGTGATGGAGATATGCCGCCAGTCCCCCACCCGCGTCCAGGCGTTGGACCAGGCGATGATGCCGGTGCTGGGATCCGTATCACCCAGCGGACCAATGCCGATGAGCGGGGTAATGGATGCGCCGGCGTCGGGCAGGAGCACGTAAAATCCCGCCTGATAGGCCGTGCCGGGGGTCAGGCCGGCGGCAACCTGATAGAGGCCGGCCTGATAGGCCTGTGTGCCTGCCAGGGTTTGTCCGGCGCCGGCGCGCCCGCTCCCCTGCCCGAATGTCACGGGGGAGCCTGCGGGGATGGTGAACGGGGTCCATCCATTCGCCACAGCGCCGGCGGGATGCGCGGCAAAGCCGGCCTCGAAGTTCCCATTGGTCAGCAGGTTGGCTCCGCCCTGGGCCAAGGCCAGGCCGCCGGCGGTTGTCCCCAGCGCCGCCAGCACCGCTATCGTCACCACCAGGCGCATCCACGTGAAGCCCCACATCGTCTACCTCCCCTGCGGCTGAACGCCTGTTGTTATTATACGCGTTTTGGAGTGCGGTACAGGCCTGTATGACGGGTTGGCCGGCGGGATTAACCTAAAAAATGGGACGCTTCCCGATCCGGTGTGATGAGAAGCGTCCCTGTATGCATATAGACGTGAAAGTGGCGCAGGCGATGCGTCAAGCGCCGAATTTCACCTTGGCGGCCAGGCGCACCATCTCGACGAACTCATCGGCCTTCAGGCTGGCGCCGCCGACCAGGGCGCCGTCGATGTCCGGGTACGCCATAAATTCGCGGATGTTCTTGGCGTTGGTGCTCCCGCCGTACTGGACGCGGATGGCCTGGGCGGTGCCGGCGTCGTACAGCTCGGCAAGGGTGCCGCGGATGACCCCGCCGATGACGCGGCTGGCCTGCTCGCCGGTGGCCGCCCGGCCCGTGCCGATGGCCCAGACGGGCTCGTAGGCGATGACGATCCGGCGGGCGGAATCGGCATCAATGCCGGCGAAGGCCGCCCGCACCTGGCCGCTCACCACCGCGTCGGTCTCGCCGGCCTCGTTCTGGGCCAGGTTCTC
The DNA window shown above is from Anaerolineae bacterium and carries:
- a CDS encoding triose-phosphate isomerase, with the protein product MRTPIIAGNWKMHTTVEEAMELVRAMLDGLQAVPQVERVLCPPFVSLYPVAGLLKGTDIGLGAQNMHWEEKGAFTGEISPLMLKGLCQYVIIGHSERRTYFGETDEGVNRKVKAALAHGLTPIVCVGENLAQNEAGETDAVVSGQVRAAFAGIDADSARRIVIAYEPVWAIGTGRAATGEQASRVIGGVIRGTLAELYDAGTAQAIRVQYGGSTNAKNIREFMAYPDIDGALVGGASLKADEFVEMVRLAAKVKFGA
- a CDS encoding carbohydrate binding domain-containing protein → MWGFTWMRLVVTIAVLAALGTTAGGLALAQGGANLLTNGNFEAGFAAHPAGAVANGWTPFTIPAGSPVTFGQGSGRAGAGQTLAGTQAYQAGLYQVAAGLTPGTAYQAGFYVLLPDAGASITPLIGIGPLGDTDPSTGIIAWSNAWTRVGDWRHISITFTAVQSTASVFLRVDQGSAGTATAVVLDDAYLRPASGGSRSLLPLIVRAYPRPTATPTATPAPSPTATATRSPTSTPPPTPTPSDGGPIPYWDPRLTQLNVTVEQNPAARYQLMAAFITVNGSWDDVPDWARVYDVPSFPERGGDHHVFGLCLDAQGNVLDQKGFVLSWPDGAAGATPEASGWANLPIYGGAYYPDQGQSGPYRWATLNGNELRGIGMPYNHHVSFFAVWREQAAGTATPTPTAMPSPTPSPTPTAGGPTPTFTPSPAVSPTPTPTSPSGWQFAADGIIVGYPNCQRTILEGTIRDAAGSPLAGQRVKVWAPQWGQTVSAPSDSSGHWEVLVANAPLAATWQAAVVDAAGNPISPIAGQMYVPQTSPVTAGIPTSADCVNGHQRLVINWRARQDWPDFVAASARFLSCEENHMNHNLYIWVLDHEGRGLNDIYLRLFLPGGAYTDERTGKDPYKPAGYLDFPMFAGESRSVRVRDYSSDLVENLSNTTPPVIDSCGGNAWGHYSYHVVFQASKPLSAMRRLILPFRLFGDGP